From a region of the Tiliqua scincoides isolate rTilSci1 chromosome 4, rTilSci1.hap2, whole genome shotgun sequence genome:
- the SPATA2 gene encoding spermatogenesis-associated protein 2: MDAKYKDDVFRKYVQFHESKLDTSDKKQRPVSDEYLQVAASALLCFPKIDPFYRFRLIKFYEIVENSLRSLKSSSLRSLQNAFGVLESVGVNLFLYPWKKEFKNIKTYTGPFVYYVKSTLPDEDIRQILNSMGYVQELGTVYKLKDLVDTLQVQMVSFELFLAKIECEQLIEIHLQVKDKGYSELDVVNERKNSNDDVRACSDALKRRAECKENLNTSMSRMVLQKSASERGSKDYFKPKVSKPSKSVDAYDSYLENKKPPLMTSLSLRKEPILVDTEDDIKDEIIRPSPSLLAMSSSPHGYSDEYLPVSSHSNGILRTGIPYGTYYSPQDELDLYTDPDSRSMLNFKRQEPTKHDVWLLKNDANPSYHKRTHLTKETASLKCQNCGLSCGTSICQKCDNLLICRQEYPPMKQSNYSLKTLSSEGIPSAAAVREKPQYMLQTQERASQFSSKSKPSGSSRCGFCNRSGAANTCTFCSKVSCDTCLNAYYYDPCCRKSELHRFLPNNQLNYKSNQLSHLVYR, translated from the exons ATGGATGCAAAATATAAAGACGACGTGTTTAGGAAGTATGTACAGTTTCATGAATCCAAATTGGATACTTCTGACAAGAAGCAGCGCCCGGTTAGTGACGAGTATCTTCAAGTGGCAGCTTCAGCCTTACTCTGCTTTCCCAAGATTGATCCCTTTTATAGATTCCGGTTGATTAAATTTTATGAGATAGTGGAAAATTCACTTAGGTCCTTGAAATCTTCAAGTTTGCGTTCTCTTCAGAATGCCTTTGGTGTGCTGGAATCAGTTGGTGTTAATCTTTTTCTTTACCCTTGGAAAAAGGAATTCAAAAATATAAAG ACCTACACAGGACCTTTTGTTTATTATGTGAAGTCTACCTTACCCGATGAGGATATAAGGCAGATTCTGAATTCAATGGGATATGTCCAAGAACTTGGAACTGTGTATAAGCTCAAAGACTTGGTTGATACCCTCCAGGTACAGATGGTATCATTTGAACTTTTCTTGGCCAAAATTGAGTGTGAACAACTGATTGAAATTCATTTGCAAGTTAAGGATAAAGGTTATTCAGAACTTGACGTTGTAAATGAGAGGAAAAACAGCAATGATGATGTCCGGGCCTGCTCAGATGCTTTGAAACGTCGTGCAGAATGCAAGGAGAATCTTAACACTTCCATGTCACGAATGGTACTTCAGAAATCGGCTAGTGAGAGAGGCTCTAAAGATTACTTCAAACCCAAAGTTAGCAAGCCTTCTAAATCAGTGGATGCATATGATAGTTACTTGGAAAATAAGAAGCCACCTTTGATGACTTCATTGAGTCTCAGAAAGGAACCGATTTTGGTGGATACAGAAGATGACATCAAAGATGAAATCATTCGCCCATCACCATCTCTTCTGGCCATGTCAAGTTCTCCACATGGATATTCTGATGAATATTTGCCAGTTTCATCCCATAGCAATGGCATATTAAGAACAGGTATTCCATATGGAACCTACTATTCCCCTCAAGATGAACTTGATTTATATACTGACCCTGATTCCAGAAGTATGTTAAATTTTAAGAGACAAGAACCCACTAAGCATGATGTATGGCTACTAAAAAATGATGCCAACCCGAGTTACCATAAACGTACACATCTAACCAAAGAGACTGCTTCCCTTAAGTGCCAAAACTGTGGATTATCTTGTGGCACCTCCATTTGCCAAAAGTGTGACAATTTGCTCATCTGCAGGCAGGAGTATCCACCAATGAAGCAGAGTAACTATTCACTCAAAACTCTCTCCAGTGAAGGCATACCTTCTGCAGCGGCTGTAAGGGAAAAGCCTCAGTACATGTTACAGACTCAAGAGCGAGCATCTCAGTTCAGTTCGAAATCCAAGCCTTCAGGCTCTTCACGCTGTGGCTTTTGCAACCGGTCAGGAGCTGCAAACACATGCACTTTTTGTTCAAAAGTCTCCTGCGATACTTGCCTCAATGCCTACTATTATGATCCCTGTTGTCGAAAGAGTGAGCTTCACAGGTTCTTGCCAAACAATCAGCTAAACTATAAATCGAACCAGCTGTCACACCTAGTTTatagatag